The window TCACCTTTGTAGATCAGAGGTAAAAAGGGATGGCTTTAAATGATGCTTTGAAAATGTCGATCGACAAAGTGACTGACGTAACTATAATGGATTAGACTGAAAACTAAAGGAGGGTCATCGTTGGATGAGAAGGGGTGGGGGATTAACGGATTTGAAGGCAGGGTACAAGAGATCTCAGGTGGCGGAGATGGTGGTAGTGGTTAGAGGGATGACCGACACATCATGTTACAAAATTTTGTTTGCACCATCCATCCTGAGCAATCATGAAAATAGAAGAAATTGGTGGAACTATATTAGAAAGATCTATTTAGTGAAGAGATGAGGAATAATGTAGTTCATGACATTCACTTTCATCGTCCACGTATTGTCAGCCTTGTCGTCACAGGAACACATAGAGTGAGGGGTGCGTGGGGTGAGAGAGTGAGAGGGCTGGTTGTGATGAGAGAGTAGCTGAGATCAGAATAAGGCCGGGCAGGTAAGCTAAAAAAACTGGATAGACAACCTTCCtgattgtgcgagaatttcttaagTGCATCAAGTAAATTTTATTTTGTAATATATTTTTAGTTCGATAATCACTCTCTATGTATACATCGTCAAATTTCCTTTGTAATCAATTTACATTGCAAGTGAAGTGGACTTTAATTATTACCCAATTATGCCCATGTTATTTTTTTCTCTACATGTAAAATTTGACATGCATTATGTTTACATAACTTCAcaaaatatttcaaaagcccgtgGCAGCGCACGGTCATTGTACTAGTTAATTACATAGTAAGAGTATATTGTACTCGCGACCAAGTTAAAATATGGACTATTCGATATGTAGCATTATATAGGTTGTCCTATATACAAGttacaaagtttgaccaagtttacaaGTCTGCATGTGAACTATATCGTGGTTAATTAGCGGAATATTGTCACGAAGAGGACGCAACCCACACACCGCGGTAAAGAAACCTTCGTCGAGGTTGTGTGTTGGCATCATCGTCATCAAGCGACTCTCACTTTGATGCCGACAAGGCCCACACTGCAAAGGTCGCGAGGTGCACGATACTACGAATCCGATGATGAACTAGGATGGGGGACTATGCAAGCCCACGTCGTGTAGGATCACTGAGCTAGGCCACCAGCCGCTTGGCTCGTTGCCATCTTATCCTCGCCGTCACACAGCTCTAACTCCACCGCAAGAAAGTTACCACGACTTGTAAATGACCCCACCTTTCACGTATCCACCTAGCCGTTGAGACACACACCAACTCCGCCTTTCGTCATCATCCGACCCGGTGAAAACAAGGATCGAATGTTTCGGACGGAGCCTAGAACCTGGGAAGAGTAGAGGAGCACAACATCACAACAATGCTTTCAAGAATCTAAGGACGTCCGCGTACATTGCAGCCGCCAGCTCTTGACATCGCCAGCAACAAGGCATTTGCATGACATGGCTCTCACTTCCCCGCATCGGATCCGGTTCATCCACCTAGTCATCCACGCGCCACTGACCACACATCAAGAATCATCCCCACGAAATTGAGCTGAAATTATCACACAGTTAATAGTTTATAGTCCAAGCGACAAGTCCAAAAAGCATACTATTAAGTAGGCTGTTTCTTTGCACAAAATGTGGGCCAGTTATTCCTCTTCTTTAACGAGCGAAGAAGTGAACTCTCAAAAGAATTATTAAATAACGTAGAACAAATTTGAAGAAGCTCGTATCAGTGCATTAAGGGTACACTTGACTATATAAATATGCAAGTGCAGACGGGTAAACAGAAAATAATGGTGATAGATTAATAGCCTATCTTTCAAAATAGATGCTTTATGTCTACTGTGTGTATGTTTCTGCCAATTACGTTGTAGTAAATCAAAATTAGGATGCTTTATGTCTACCTTGTGACAAATCATAATTATCTATCAGTACATTGTGACAAATCATATGCAAAACTGCATGATTATTATTATTAAAAATTAACATTATTTTCTTCATAAGTAATTAATGAACAATCCCTCCATCCCACAATATAAGATGTTATGACAACCGATGTATTCACATATTGGTTTtactaacatcttatattatgcgaCATATGGAGAAATAATTGAAATTCTCTTTCCTACTACAACAATGCAAAAAAGAAAACATGCTTCTGCCAACTAACTTGCGGGAAATCAAAACCGGAAAGATGTCGAATATAGCATTTATTAGAACTGATACTATGTATTACCTTATTTATACCttgatttttttttgcgaaaatattTATACCTTGACTTGATACCACTATAATCTATTTTCTTAATTTGCGGAACTAAAAGTTCCATATTACCAATACACAATCATTAACAACATCTTACCTCGCGGGAGAAAATAGTAATATTAGCCTAGTTATTTATAATACGGACTCAATATCTTGAGGTGCTTGACGTCCGACATAAGCGTATAAAGTAAAGTTTTTCTTTGTAACCAAAATTGGGTGAGACACTGAAGGACGTGCCGGGCCCCACCAACTTACATTCATGGGGGAAGAGCTTACCTAAGGGACGACTTGACCGACAGCGTCTCACATGTGAAGCCAGACCACACGTTCGAACGCGCGACTGCGAAAGATTCTTCTCACAGTCACATGTAGCACTGCTGGTCTTTGTCACCGTTCGTAACAGTACGTCCGTGTGAATTTGTTACCAAACACTAGAGATTTGTGAAGCTTGACAAGGCCCCTATGTTGGCAGGACGCGGATCCTCTGCCGTGCGGCAGGGTGCCGTTCGGCGATTGACAGGTGGGCTCGCTGTGAATCAGCCCCACATGCTAGTGTCCCCAACGGCGTGTAACGTACATCAGGGGAGCTGCTTCCATGTTGGCAGGGTTCTGTTGGCACTTCTAGACGCAAGTACACATGCATTTCATGTTGGCTTTGTTACGTCGTGCGCGTATGTACGTAGCGCCTACCAGCATGGACTAGCTGCTTAGACACTCAGTTGGCTCACATATGTATAACATGCACATCTGAGCAAGTAGGCAGCTCATTTGTTGAGTCAACAGACCATGGATTTTTTGTTGAATCTAGCCATACGTAAGGACAAATTCGTACTACGACACACCATGGATTGTTGAATCTTGACATACGTAGGGGACAGCTTCGTTGATTGTTCCTCCGCTAATCTGGAagaggattttttttcaaactcgTTGCGCGTGCAACATATATGTGGTCCCATGCAGGATTGTTCCATTCATGCATGCACGAAGAGCGCAAATCAACATGCAgctggttgcatgcatgcacgaaaAACATGCGAGGGCCGCCAGTCACTTGCCATGCATGGTACGTACGTGGAGGGGACAGCTTCGTTGATTGCTCCTCCGTTGATCTGCATGCGCACGCATCTGCCGCCGGTCACTTGCCACGCATGTGCTTGCGTCACCGCCACACCGGCCGGACAATGCTACACCTACGAAAAGTACCGTAGGAGTTTTACGTAAAAGCTGACATGGAGAAGACTAATTGGGCCAGAATTAGCAGCTGGGGCCCATCCCCAGTGAAAATCAGGGGGCCAAGAGGATTTGTTTGGAAGGCTTCGTAGGTCTTCGTAGTCCTTCGTAGATGTAGCATTATTGCACACGGCCTACCCCCCGTATCTCTCCCTTCTGCATGGGGCATGAGCCCTGCCCCGGCACGTCCTTAAATACTTGCCGCCTCCTTCCATCTCCAAACGCACGTAAATCATTTGATCAGCCTCTCGCCCTGTTTGCTTTGTTCTTCATAAGGTAGGTAGCTCGCTCAATACATATCTCTCTCGATCGTCTCTGCTTTATCCAATTTAGGCACGTTCGCTATCTATCGAGTAGGATAGGAGTAGAAGGTAATGTTTTTTTAAAACCTAAGATCGATCGCTTTTCAAGGAAACTGACTCTTTAATATTGCGAGCATGCAGGAAGGCGGCCATGGCAAGCAGCAGCAGCATCCCAGCCACCACCTTGGGCGAGATCCGTGTTGCTCAGCGTGCGGACGGGCCGGCGGCGGTGCTGGCCATCGGCACGGCGAACCCGCCCCACTGCGTGCTCCAGGAAGACTACCCCGACTACTACTTCAGCGTCACCAAGAGCGACCACCTCACCGACCTCAAGCGCACCTTTGCCAAACTATGCGGGATGACCGCCATCGGCAGGCGTTTCTTCCACCACACGGACGAACTGCTCGCCACGCACCCGGGCTTGTTCCTCGACGCCCGGCTGGACGTCGTGGCTACCGCTGCCCCAGAGCTCGCTGCGTCGGCTGCGGCGAACGCCATCGCCGAGTGGGGCCGTCCGGCGGGCGACATCACCCATCTCGTCGTCAGCACCAACGCGGGGTCGCATGCGCCGGGCGCCGACGTCCGCTTGGTCTCCCTCCTCGGCCTCCGCCATGATGTCCTGCGCACTGTGCTCCAGCTCAACGGCTGCGCTTCCGGATGCGCCGCCCTACGCCTAGCCAAAGACCTCGCCGAGAACAACCGCGGCGCGCGCGTCCTCGTGGCCTGCGTCGAGGAGGCGGACTCCTTCGACACCCTCATCCCCCAGGGGCTCTTCGGTGACGGTGCAGGCGCCGTCATCGTGGGTGCTGAACCCTACGTCCATGAGCGCCCTCTGTTTGAGATGGTGACAGCCTCCCAGTATGTGATACCAGACACCGAGCACATGCTCACCATGCAGCTCCGCAGCGGTGGCATCGGCGGGACCATTGCCACCGGACTGCCAAGACTGGCGGCGGGCATCGTTGAGCAGTGCCTGCTGGATGCGTTTGGTGACCGCCTAGCCGGCATGGGAGGTGTTGTCGAATGGAATAACCTCTTCTGGGCCGTGCATCCCGGCAGCAGTGCGATGTTGGACCACATCgtcggggcactccggcttgctcCGGGGAAGCTGGCAGCGAGCAGAACCGTGGTGAGGGAGTACGGGAACATGCTGGGCGCCACGGTGATCTTCGTGCTCGATGAGGTCAGGCGCCAAAGAGAAGATCCTGAAGGAGAGGGAGCTGGCCATGATAAAGGCTGGGGGGTGATGATGGGATTTGGACCGGGGTTCACTGTGGAGACGATGCTGCTGCATGCTGCTACCTAGGTAATTAGAAATAAGGAATAAAAAACACATGGCA is drawn from Triticum dicoccoides isolate Atlit2015 ecotype Zavitan chromosome 4A, WEW_v2.0, whole genome shotgun sequence and contains these coding sequences:
- the LOC119289825 gene encoding bisdemethoxycurcumin synthase-like, giving the protein MASSSSIPATTLGEIRVAQRADGPAAVLAIGTANPPHCVLQEDYPDYYFSVTKSDHLTDLKRTFAKLCGMTAIGRRFFHHTDELLATHPGLFLDARLDVVATAAPELAASAAANAIAEWGRPAGDITHLVVSTNAGSHAPGADVRLVSLLGLRHDVLRTVLQLNGCASGCAALRLAKDLAENNRGARVLVACVEEADSFDTLIPQGLFGDGAGAVIVGAEPYVHERPLFEMVTASQYVIPDTEHMLTMQLRSGGIGGTIATGLPRLAAGIVEQCLLDAFGDRLAGMGGVVEWNNLFWAVHPGSSAMLDHIVGALRLAPGKLAASRTVVREYGNMLGATVIFVLDEVRRQREDPEGEGAGHDKGWGVMMGFGPGFTVETMLLHAAT